One window of Mycoplasma cottewii genomic DNA carries:
- the oppB gene encoding oligopeptide ABC transporter permease OppB encodes MKNNKTIIYDEKIDFKTDLLSEDFDLSSELDNHEKISKLTTIKYWYSDLNANIYKFFVRHPLYGYSFKRIVYGLITLLIAIVLLYAITRAITPDEKYLPANYEKLGLSKKALDELLIDRMKKFGVYGPFWEQVLNYLKNIIPFIPKHILVSAEYGVDDFGNLTATQIYETRFVYLGVVSSPSIAEETSDVFNLFKAAMPYSFAFGSIAILIANTLGILIGIQQAKKKNRSFDNLFSAASAFLVALPSLVIVLVVFIFSVSILGSSGLYNTGTFATKFWPIITMVIINIPIVASYTRRYVIEEMTADYVKFTLSKGMSTKRAYYLHIFRNSGIRTIRTIPSQIILTMFGSSILTETQWSIPGMGQYIIKSAGGNDFFVFLGFTVLSSFATIFASLLSDLIYVWLDPRVSLTKK; translated from the coding sequence ATGAAAAATAACAAAACTATTATTTATGATGAAAAAATAGATTTTAAAACTGATCTATTATCAGAAGATTTTGATTTGTCTTCTGAGTTAGATAATCATGAAAAGATAAGTAAACTAACAACTATTAAATATTGATATAGCGATCTAAATGCTAATATTTATAAGTTTTTTGTAAGACATCCTTTATATGGTTATTCATTTAAAAGAATCGTTTATGGATTAATTACTTTATTAATTGCTATTGTTTTACTTTATGCAATCACAAGAGCGATTACTCCTGATGAAAAATACTTACCTGCAAACTATGAAAAATTAGGTTTATCAAAAAAAGCTTTAGATGAACTTTTAATTGATAGAATGAAAAAATTTGGAGTGTATGGTCCGTTCTGAGAACAAGTTTTAAATTATTTAAAAAATATCATTCCATTTATACCTAAACATATTTTAGTTAGTGCTGAATATGGAGTTGATGATTTTGGAAACTTAACCGCAACACAAATTTATGAAACTAGATTTGTATATTTAGGAGTTGTTTCAAGTCCATCAATCGCTGAAGAAACATCAGATGTTTTCAATTTATTTAAAGCTGCAATGCCTTATTCATTTGCTTTTGGATCAATTGCAATTTTAATCGCTAACACTTTAGGTATTTTAATTGGTATTCAACAAGCTAAAAAGAAAAACAGATCATTTGATAATTTATTCAGTGCTGCTTCAGCATTTCTAGTTGCATTACCTTCATTAGTTATTGTTTTAGTTGTATTCATTTTCTCAGTTTCAATTTTAGGAAGTTCTGGACTTTACAACACAGGAACATTTGCTACAAAATTCTGACCGATCATAACAATGGTAATTATTAACATACCAATTGTTGCATCATACACAAGAAGATATGTAATAGAAGAAATGACTGCAGATTATGTAAAATTCACTCTTTCAAAAGGTATGAGTACAAAAAGAGCTTACTACTTACATATTTTTAGAAACTCAGGAATAAGAACTATTAGAACAATACCAAGTCAAATTATTTTAACTATGTTTGGATCATCAATCTTAACTGAAACTCAATGATCTATTCCTGGAATGGGACAATACATTATTAAATCAGCTGGTGGAAATGACTTTTTCGTATTCTTAGGATTTACAGTATTATCTTCATTTGCAACAATATTTGCCTCATTATTATCAGACTTAATTTATGTTTGATTAGATCCAAGAGTTAGCTTAACTAAGAAATAG
- the alaS gene encoding alanine--tRNA ligase, protein MKKLSTNQIRQMWLDFFKSKDHYFLEPVSLIPVDDPSLLWINSGVATLKPYFDGRKTPPAVRLTNSQKSIRTNDIENVGVTARHHTMFEMLGNFSIGDFFKKEAIHFAWELLTSDKWFAMPKDKLYITVFNEDDEAYRIWTEEIGIEKDHIFSLSRDTNFWDVGQGPCGPNTEIFFDRGEKWDPEKIGPRLISDDIENDRYIEVWNIVFSQFNNDGNNNYAELPRKNIDTGAGLERLSSIFQDTPTNFETDIFWPTIQKVETMCDQKFKYSFDNYFNPTSEQTRINTAFKVIADHIRACTFAISDGVFPGNKDRAYIIRRLIRRSSVFGRELGITDAFLYKLVDSVVFAMKEFYPYLEEKQTLVEQTIKAEEEKFLKTLSKGYELLEEIIKSENKVTAKNALLLFESYGFPIEQTLEISQQHNVEVDIKGFEELLEQAKETARSSRKDSKAWDKQNELFTKLDVKSEFTGWEETSRSDAKIVYMFADQKQIDSVTDSEAYIILDKTPFYAEKGGQAADTGIISNDNANAVVVDVQQGPKHQNIHRVKVSGTLKVGDIVNATVDEDKRFYTMKNHSGTHMIHAALREVLGNSVMQSGSYNDEHGLRMDFTFNRLATSDELHKAEELVLQKISEHINRETYFCSLEDSINKYNALAFFTEKYDEIVRVVKFGDFSSELCGGTHVDNTSDIEDFIITGLESKGSGLYRIKALTSNKAVSEYLNEQFKLVKDEVENVIEKYNQHKAVLENQEIEKTYSEIKNLTITKQNLVVIKSMLSKLKDLYKDYDKKVNDLLTASKLSQFNDLKPELNKDGVNEIRLFTKDLTIKDLKQLADELRNKFKDLIVILASQTGETNFIVVAVSESLQSKYKAIDIFNNLEGLETKGGGNSNLAQGKYTKK, encoded by the coding sequence ATGAAGAAATTATCTACAAATCAAATAAGACAAATGTGATTAGATTTCTTTAAATCAAAAGATCATTATTTTTTAGAACCAGTTTCATTAATACCTGTTGATGATCCTTCTTTACTATGAATTAATTCGGGAGTTGCTACTTTAAAACCTTATTTTGATGGAAGAAAAACACCTCCTGCTGTTAGACTTACTAACTCACAAAAATCAATTAGAACAAATGATATTGAAAATGTAGGAGTTACTGCACGTCACCACACTATGTTTGAAATGTTAGGTAATTTTTCTATCGGAGATTTCTTCAAAAAAGAAGCTATTCATTTTGCTTGAGAATTATTAACTTCAGATAAATGATTTGCTATGCCAAAAGATAAATTATATATAACAGTATTTAATGAAGATGATGAAGCTTATAGAATTTGAACTGAAGAAATTGGAATTGAAAAAGATCATATTTTCAGTTTGTCAAGAGATACTAATTTCTGAGATGTAGGACAAGGACCTTGTGGACCAAATACTGAGATATTTTTTGATCGTGGTGAAAAATGAGATCCAGAAAAAATTGGACCAAGGTTAATTAGTGATGATATTGAAAATGATAGATATATTGAAGTTTGAAACATTGTATTTTCACAATTTAATAATGATGGAAATAATAATTATGCTGAATTACCTAGAAAAAATATCGATACTGGTGCAGGACTAGAAAGATTATCATCAATTTTCCAAGATACACCAACTAACTTTGAAACTGATATTTTCTGACCAACTATTCAAAAAGTTGAAACTATGTGTGATCAGAAATTTAAATATTCATTTGATAATTACTTCAACCCAACAAGTGAACAAACAAGAATTAATACAGCATTTAAAGTAATTGCAGATCATATTAGAGCATGTACTTTTGCTATTAGTGATGGAGTGTTTCCAGGAAATAAAGATAGAGCATACATTATTAGACGTTTAATTAGAAGAAGTTCAGTATTTGGAAGAGAATTAGGAATAACTGATGCATTCTTATACAAATTAGTTGATTCAGTAGTGTTTGCTATGAAAGAATTCTATCCTTATTTAGAAGAAAAACAAACATTAGTAGAACAAACAATTAAAGCTGAAGAAGAAAAATTCTTAAAAACATTATCTAAAGGTTATGAATTATTAGAAGAAATTATCAAATCTGAAAATAAAGTTACTGCTAAAAATGCTTTATTATTATTTGAATCATATGGTTTTCCAATTGAACAAACTTTAGAAATTTCTCAACAACATAATGTTGAAGTAGATATTAAAGGATTTGAAGAACTTTTAGAACAAGCTAAAGAAACTGCTAGAAGTAGTAGAAAAGATTCAAAAGCTTGAGATAAACAAAATGAATTATTTACTAAACTTGATGTTAAATCAGAATTTACAGGTTGAGAAGAAACATCAAGAAGTGATGCAAAAATTGTTTATATGTTCGCTGATCAAAAACAAATTGATTCAGTTACAGATTCAGAAGCATATATAATTTTAGATAAAACTCCATTTTATGCTGAAAAAGGTGGACAAGCAGCTGATACTGGTATTATTTCAAATGATAATGCAAATGCTGTTGTAGTTGATGTTCAACAAGGACCAAAACACCAAAACATTCATAGAGTTAAAGTTTCAGGAACATTAAAAGTTGGAGATATCGTTAATGCTACAGTTGATGAAGACAAACGTTTCTATACTATGAAAAACCACTCAGGAACTCACATGATTCATGCTGCTTTAAGAGAAGTTTTAGGAAACAGTGTAATGCAATCAGGATCATATAATGATGAACACGGTTTGCGTATGGACTTTACTTTTAATAGATTAGCAACAAGTGATGAATTACATAAAGCTGAAGAACTAGTATTACAAAAAATTAGTGAACACATTAATAGAGAAACTTATTTCTGTAGTTTAGAAGATTCAATTAATAAATATAATGCATTAGCCTTCTTTACTGAAAAATATGATGAAATTGTAAGAGTTGTTAAATTCGGAGACTTTTCTTCAGAATTATGTGGTGGAACTCACGTAGATAATACAAGCGATATTGAAGATTTCATTATTACAGGGTTAGAATCAAAAGGTAGTGGTTTATATAGAATTAAAGCATTAACTTCAAATAAAGCTGTAAGTGAATATTTAAATGAACAATTTAAATTAGTTAAAGATGAAGTTGAAAATGTGATTGAAAAATACAACCAACATAAAGCTGTATTAGAAAATCAAGAAATTGAAAAAACTTATTCAGAAATTAAAAATTTAACTATTACAAAACAAAATTTAGTTGTAATAAAATCAATGCTATCTAAGTTAAAAGATTTATACAAAGATTATGACAAAAAAGTTAATGATCTATTAACTGCTTCTAAACTATCACAATTTAACGATTTAAAACCAGAATTAAACAAAGATGGTGTTAATGAAATTAGATTATTCACTAAAGACTTAACTATCAAAGATTTAAAACAATTAGCTGATGAGTTAAGAAATAAATTTAAAGATTTAATTGTAATATTAGCTAGTCAGACAGGTGAAACTAACTTTATAGTTGTTGCTGTAAGTGAAAGTTTACAATCAAAATATAAAGCAATTGATATATTTAATAACCTTGAAGGATTAGAAACTAAGGGTGGAGGAAACTCAAACCTTGCTCAAGGAAAATATACTAAAAAATAA